CTGGAAACACAAGACGGCCACACTTAATATTAAGCTTTAGTAGATGCATTTCAACTTGAATGTGTTCTCACCTGTGCTTTCTTCATCTGACCCACCGTTCTCCATCCGTTCCCCCTCGTTGGCCAATAAAGGATTCTCAGATTCACACAGGGTCCTCAGCGGGAAATAATGCCCATCACCCTGACTatgacaaacacaacacatgGGAAATATTCACACTAGCAGACAAAAGTTTGATTTGTAacgttttttaaaagaagtctcttctgcttatcaatcttgcatttatttgatcataaataaaaTAGTCTAAAATAccgtaataaatacagttaaatgttatgctgctttatatttttttgtggatcCAGAAATTTCTTCAGCATTATTCGATGAAGAAATAGAGTGGAGACAGTACAAATGCATttacaacagcatttatttgaaatataaatcctttgtaacattatGCCTTGAGTGtaaattttgatcagtttaatgcattctcTCATCCTTTCAGACTGTGAGCAGTTCTGACATGAGCTCACCTTGTGAACACTGGAATAAACCAGATCTTTTTATCCTCTCCAAACACCTGCTGGAGGTTTCTGTTGAGCCCAACGTTAAAGCCGTTGCTGTCAGGCCCGTTCTGAAACATTGGTGCAGAAAACGCCTCTGAAAACAGGAGTATCTTTGAGGTTAAACGGTCCACACCAGAAATATGAGTCATATTAAATCACTTCTGCTAGCCAAAGGTCAAGCTCAAAATGTAGCAGTAGAAAGTTTCATGAAGTTTCTGCTTCTtgaagaaaaacaatgaaaaggtAAAAGGAGAATCCAGCAATTCAGCATGAGAAGAAAGGCTTTCTTACCTAGCGTGGATCTGTTTTTAGCCACCAACCAGCAGTGATAGCCAAACAGCTATGAAACATGAGATTTCACAGCAgcccaattatttatattttttttcataaatacatttattgcacAAAACTGTGGCTATAGTTAAAAAAGCAATTATCAGAGTACATGCCATTGAAGGATAGTCATTATTTATAACCGAATTAtcattttggctgaactatcccttcaaagtCTGTGTGCCTGATTCTACAGAACCAAAAACATAAATGCAAtagaacaaagaaacaaattcagCAAACAGTGCTTTTCAGGTTTTCCAGGAAGATCTAAAAGACATTTTCAGgtgcaaaatgtaataaataaatttaaaataacactgcatagtcttcacagtgtaaattaaatatcaattaattattactaatgttacaaaagttattCAGCCAGGAGCAGTGCGCACCAATGTTTCTTTGACAGCAGCAGGTTtattaataaagcaataagccgtggtttacagtgcattcataACAATTTAACATGCCTAGCGATGCTTCTATGCTATTACagtataaattcactgtaaacacacaaagcaaaaataatatacctatgaaatatttatgtattacaATTTGTGGCTATTACTGTCATTGTTGTTGTTAACATtgtattctaatttgtttggcTTCCTGAAACACCAGTGTGGTCAGAAACACTGCATTTTGTGCATTCTTATAGTTAATACAGTATGAGCTCCATCAGAAGTGAAACGCACCACCCAGAACTTGAGGAAGTACTGAAACACTGTTGATGCAATGAAGATGCAGTAGATCATGGAGTTAGACAGGAATAAAGAAGATCAGCTGGCCGTGTTTACATCCGGTCACATGTCTGACTGGCAAACACTGCTAGGTGTCTGATACCTCCTGACTGAGCGCGCGTGCAGATGG
This DNA window, taken from Carassius auratus strain Wakin chromosome 14, ASM336829v1, whole genome shotgun sequence, encodes the following:
- the LOC113114343 gene encoding palmitoyltransferase ZDHHC15B-like, translating into MTHISGVDRLTSKILLFSEAFSAPMFQNGPDSNGFNVGLNRNLQQVFGEDKKIWFIPVFTSQGDGHYFPLRTLCESENPLLANEGERMENGGSDEESTGENTFKLKCIY